TCGCGACGCGTCTCGGGCCGCGGGTGCAGCGAGTGATGCGATTTCCCTTCGGACCTCCGCTGCCCGCTTATCTTTGTGCTGCAGCCACTCTTCACCGGAGAGGCCGAGACGTTTGCGCTCCGCTTCCGACTCCCGGCGGATCTTATGCAACCAGTCCATCCAATCCAAACCGTCAATCTTCATATTCAAGCACCTCCTCCGGTGTCTTGATGCGCAGTACGCCGTAGCCCTCGCGCAGGTTCACAGCGCCGATTCCTCGCTCGGCTCGCTCATTGGCGATGTGCCGCAGGTTCAGGGATACGAGTACATCTGCCTTCCCGGCGGTGGCGTAGGCAACATGACGGGCATCATCATAACAGTCCTCTGGGATGACGCCGCTTTCGATGTACGCCTTCGCGAGCCTCTCGACCTCCTCTTTTCCGGCGTCGATCGTCCCCACGCTCTCAAGCAGGACGAGGAGCCTCTGCCTGAGC
This portion of the candidate division WOR-3 bacterium genome encodes:
- a CDS encoding type II toxin-antitoxin system VapC family toxin; the encoded protein is MPHRPLLYLETSIFGFCLDDEPRNLLRREAVTTLLDQVRLGILNAVTSSVTLDEVDRSPEPLRQRLLVLLESVGTIDAGKEEVERLAKAYIESGVIPEDCYDDARHVAYATAGKADVLVSLNLRHIANERAERGIGAVNLREGYGVLRIKTPEEVLEYED